The Nocardia sp. NBC_01503 sequence GCCGGCGGGGTTGTACCTGTATTGGCGCGCGACCGCCCGCTACGCGCATGAGATCAAGGCCGTGCGCTAACCGGGTCCGGCATCGCGGTGGCATGCTTCGGATGTGCTGCCCAGCGAAGGAGACGCCATGTCCGGCGAGATCGATGCGGCCCGAAAGTTCCAGCGGGTCAGGATTATTCAGCGGTATCTGATCAATCCGCCGATGCGCGCCCTGGTCTCGGCCGGGCTGATCGCCGATCATGCGCTGCTGGAGACGCACGGTCGTAGAACCGGTAAGCGCCGGGTGAGCGTGGTGGGTGTGAATCCCGACGGCACCGCGCTGTGGGTGGTCTCCGAGCACGGTCGACGCGCCGGTTATGTCGCCAATATCGCCGCGCAGCCCAAGATTCGAGTGCGGTATCGGCGGCGCTGGTATCCGGCCGTGGCCACCCTGTTGCCCGAGGATGACGCCCGGGCGCGATTGGCGGGCTGGCGACAGCAGTCGACCCGCAATGCCATCGAGCGTTTCGGCACCCAATTGCTCACCATCCGCCTGGATCTGGACGGCTACCGGGGCGAATAGCGCTGGTTTCGCCCCACGGTCACACTTGCTCCGCCTGCTTCGTCTTGTTGACA is a genomic window containing:
- a CDS encoding nitroreductase/quinone reductase family protein, which translates into the protein MSGEIDAARKFQRVRIIQRYLINPPMRALVSAGLIADHALLETHGRRTGKRRVSVVGVNPDGTALWVVSEHGRRAGYVANIAAQPKIRVRYRRRWYPAVATLLPEDDARARLAGWRQQSTRNAIERFGTQLLTIRLDLDGYRGE